In one Modestobacter sp. L9-4 genomic region, the following are encoded:
- a CDS encoding succinate dehydrogenase/fumarate reductase iron-sulfur subunit, with product MTSTQTGTMSLTLNIWRQRDRTKKGKMVTYHVTDVSPDMSFLEMLDVLNEKLILSDDDPIAFDHDCREGICGSCGVMIDGIAHGPEQTAVCQLHMRSFKDGDVLDIEPWRSGGFPVVKDLAVDRSAFDRIISAAGFISAPTGTAPDAHATPVPKSDSDAAFDAATCIGCGACVAACPNGSAMLFTAAKVAHLGLMPQGQPERDTRVLRMVAQQDAEDFGGCSNIGECSAVCPKGISMETISRLNHDLLGALRAGAVPTS from the coding sequence GTGACCAGCACACAGACCGGCACGATGAGCCTGACCCTGAACATCTGGCGGCAGCGGGACCGCACCAAGAAGGGCAAGATGGTGACCTACCACGTCACCGACGTCTCGCCCGACATGTCCTTCCTCGAGATGCTCGACGTGCTCAACGAGAAGCTGATCCTCAGCGACGACGACCCGATCGCCTTCGACCACGACTGCCGCGAGGGCATCTGCGGCTCGTGCGGCGTCATGATCGACGGCATCGCCCACGGCCCGGAGCAGACCGCGGTCTGCCAGCTGCACATGCGCTCGTTCAAGGACGGCGACGTGCTGGACATCGAGCCGTGGCGTTCCGGTGGCTTCCCGGTGGTCAAGGACCTCGCGGTCGACCGGTCGGCCTTCGACCGGATCATCTCCGCCGCCGGGTTCATCAGCGCCCCCACCGGCACGGCCCCGGACGCGCACGCGACCCCGGTGCCCAAGAGCGACTCCGACGCCGCGTTCGACGCCGCCACCTGCATCGGCTGCGGCGCCTGCGTCGCCGCCTGCCCCAACGGCTCGGCGATGCTGTTCACCGCGGCCAAGGTCGCCCACCTCGGGCTCATGCCGCAGGGCCAGCCCGAGCGCGACACCCGGGTGCTGCGGATGGTGGCCCAGCAGGACGCCGAGGACTTCGGTGGCTGCAGCAACATCGGCGAGTGCTCCGCGGTCTGCCCCAAGGGCATCTCGATGGAGACGATCTCCCGGCTGAACCACGACCTGCTCGGCGCCCTGCGCGCCGGCGCGGTCCCGACCAGCTAG
- a CDS encoding fumarate reductase/succinate dehydrogenase flavoprotein subunit: MALELFTVGEPIADTKAPRDVPINERWNERKFRARLVNPANRRRLSVIIVGTGLAGGSAAATLAEAGYRVKNFWFQDSPRRAHSVAAQGGINAAKNYRNDGDSVHRLFYDTVKGGDFRSREDNVHRLAEVSGAIIDQCVAQGVPFAREYGGLLDNRSFGGAQVSRTFYARGQTGQQLLYGAYQALERQIGLGNVEQHPRTEMLDLVVVDGKARGIVVRHLITGEISTHMADAVVLASGGYSNVFYLSTNAKGSNVTAAWRAHKRGALFANPCYTQIHPTCIPVSGDYQSKLTLMSESLRNDGRVWVPKERGDTRDPRQIPEDERDYYLERIYPAFGNLVPRDIASRQAKNVTDEGRGVGPGGLGVYLDFADAIERVGRKAIEAKYGNLFDMYNRITGEDAYETGMRIYPAVHYTMGGLWVDYDLQSTIPGLFVIGEANFSDHGANRLGASALMQGLADGYFVLPNTINDYLADGPFPKVDATHPAAVEAEQAVRAQTEKLLSINGTRTVASFHRELGKLMWDYCGMERSEEGLRKALDRIPEIRREFWTNVKVSGEQGIYNQNLEHAGRVADFIELAELMCVDALHRNESCGGHFRAESQTPEGEALRDDENFAYVAAWEYTPEDVAPVLHREALEYETVHLAQRSYK, encoded by the coding sequence ATGGCACTCGAGCTGTTCACCGTCGGCGAGCCGATCGCCGACACCAAGGCACCCCGCGACGTCCCGATCAACGAGCGCTGGAACGAGCGCAAGTTCCGGGCCCGGCTGGTCAACCCGGCCAACCGGCGCCGGCTGTCCGTCATCATCGTGGGCACCGGCCTGGCCGGCGGCTCCGCCGCCGCGACGCTGGCCGAGGCCGGCTACCGGGTCAAGAACTTCTGGTTCCAGGACAGCCCCCGGCGTGCGCACAGCGTCGCCGCCCAGGGCGGGATCAACGCCGCGAAGAACTACCGCAACGACGGCGACAGCGTCCACCGCCTGTTCTACGACACCGTCAAGGGCGGGGACTTCCGCTCCCGCGAGGACAACGTGCACCGCCTCGCCGAGGTCAGCGGCGCGATCATCGACCAGTGCGTGGCCCAGGGCGTGCCCTTCGCCCGCGAGTACGGCGGCCTGCTGGACAACCGCTCCTTCGGTGGCGCGCAGGTCTCCCGCACCTTCTACGCCCGTGGCCAGACCGGCCAGCAGCTGCTCTACGGCGCCTACCAGGCCCTCGAGCGGCAGATCGGGCTGGGCAACGTCGAGCAGCACCCGCGCACCGAGATGCTCGACCTGGTCGTCGTCGACGGCAAGGCCCGCGGCATCGTCGTCCGGCACCTGATCACCGGTGAGATCAGCACGCACATGGCCGACGCCGTGGTGCTGGCCTCCGGCGGCTACAGCAACGTGTTCTACCTGTCCACGAACGCCAAGGGCTCCAACGTCACGGCGGCCTGGCGGGCGCACAAGCGGGGCGCGCTGTTCGCCAACCCCTGCTACACGCAGATCCACCCGACCTGCATCCCGGTGAGCGGCGACTACCAGTCGAAGCTGACCTTGATGAGCGAGTCGCTGCGCAACGACGGCCGCGTCTGGGTGCCCAAGGAGCGCGGCGACACCCGCGACCCGCGGCAGATCCCCGAGGACGAGCGCGACTACTACCTCGAGCGCATCTACCCGGCGTTCGGCAACCTGGTGCCCCGTGACATCGCCTCGCGCCAGGCCAAGAACGTCACCGACGAGGGCCGCGGTGTGGGCCCGGGCGGACTGGGTGTCTACCTGGACTTCGCCGACGCCATCGAGCGCGTCGGCCGCAAGGCCATCGAGGCCAAGTACGGCAACCTCTTCGACATGTACAACCGGATCACCGGTGAGGACGCCTACGAGACCGGGATGCGGATCTACCCCGCCGTGCACTACACGATGGGCGGGCTGTGGGTCGACTACGACCTGCAGTCCACGATCCCCGGCCTGTTCGTGATCGGTGAGGCCAACTTCTCCGACCACGGCGCCAACCGGCTTGGCGCCAGCGCGCTGATGCAGGGCCTGGCCGACGGCTACTTCGTGCTGCCGAACACGATCAACGACTACCTCGCCGACGGTCCGTTCCCGAAGGTCGACGCCACCCACCCGGCGGCGGTCGAGGCCGAGCAGGCCGTGCGGGCGCAGACGGAGAAGCTGCTGTCGATCAACGGCACCCGCACCGTCGCCTCCTTCCACCGCGAGCTAGGCAAGCTCATGTGGGACTACTGCGGCATGGAGCGGTCGGAGGAGGGGCTGCGCAAGGCCCTGGACCGCATCCCGGAGATCCGCCGGGAGTTCTGGACCAACGTCAAGGTCTCCGGCGAGCAGGGCATCTACAACCAGAACCTCGAGCACGCCGGCCGCGTCGCGGACTTCATCGAGCTCGCCGAGCTGATGTGCGTCGACGCGCTGCACCGCAACGAGAGCTGCGGTGGCCACTTCCGGGCCGAGAGCCAGACGCCTGAGGGCGAGGCGCTCCGCGACGACGAGAACTTCGCCTACGTCGCCGCCTGGGAGTACACCCCCGAGGACGTCGCCCCGGTGCTGCACCGAGAGGCCCTCGAGTACGAGACAGTCCACCTCGCACAGCGGAGCTACAAGTGA
- a CDS encoding succinate dehydrogenase cytochrome b subunit: MATVTTQPAQRRAPKTGRFSSSVVKKTVMAVSGIIMILYLIAHMIGNLHAFQGADEFNGYSHWLRTIGEPAVPEQTTLWIIRVVMLTAVVSHFWAAISLWRQARRARPVPYVTKKRVQQSFASRTVRWGGIILALFIVWHILDLTFGVVNPAGTGTTPYDRMIASFSNIPITLFYVVSMLILAWHIRHGIFAATQTLGQTNKKRERAVNGIAYLISGLIGIGFVIVPLSVAFGLID; encoded by the coding sequence GTGGCGACAGTGACGACGCAACCGGCCCAGCGCAGGGCCCCGAAGACCGGCCGTTTCAGCAGCTCGGTCGTGAAGAAGACCGTGATGGCGGTCAGCGGGATCATCATGATCCTGTACTTGATCGCGCACATGATCGGCAACCTGCACGCCTTCCAGGGCGCCGACGAGTTCAACGGGTACTCGCACTGGCTCCGCACCATCGGGGAGCCCGCCGTCCCGGAGCAGACGACGCTGTGGATCATCCGGGTCGTCATGCTGACCGCGGTGGTCTCGCACTTCTGGGCGGCCATCTCGCTGTGGCGGCAGGCGCGCCGTGCGCGCCCCGTGCCCTACGTGACCAAGAAGCGGGTGCAGCAGAGCTTCGCCTCCCGCACCGTGCGCTGGGGCGGGATCATCCTCGCCCTCTTCATCGTCTGGCACATCCTCGACCTCACCTTCGGGGTCGTGAACCCGGCCGGCACGGGCACCACGCCCTACGACCGGATGATCGCCAGCTTCTCCAACATCCCGATCACGCTCTTCTACGTGGTCTCGATGCTGATCCTGGCCTGGCACATCCGGCACGGGATCTTCGCTGCCACGCAGACCCTCGGGCAGACCAACAAGAAGCGCGAGCGCGCCGTCAACGGCATCGCGTACCTCATCTCCGGGCTCATCGGCATCGGGTTCGTCATCGTGCCGCTGTCCGTCGCCTTCGGCCTGATCGACTGA
- a CDS encoding sulfite oxidase-like oxidoreductase: MPGPTRGFLGRRRSAGDPRLPPGQYDAGSDWPVLTAEPTPRITPETWSITVDGAVENPTTWTWDEAHALPGAEYNGDIHCVTTWSKFDTHFAGVSVDSLLEVARPKPEGRFVMETAKTGYTTNLPIEDVTGGKAWLVWEFDGKPLAVEHGGPVRMLVPHLYFWKSTKWISRITVMERDQPGFWEQNGYHDRGDPWKQQRYQGDL; this comes from the coding sequence GTGCCCGGACCCACCCGCGGCTTCCTCGGCCGCCGCCGCAGTGCCGGCGACCCCCGGCTCCCACCCGGCCAGTACGACGCCGGCTCCGACTGGCCGGTGCTCACCGCCGAGCCCACCCCGCGGATCACCCCGGAGACGTGGTCGATCACCGTCGACGGAGCGGTGGAGAACCCCACCACCTGGACCTGGGACGAGGCGCACGCCCTCCCGGGTGCCGAGTACAACGGCGACATCCACTGCGTGACCACCTGGTCGAAGTTCGACACCCACTTCGCCGGCGTCAGCGTCGACTCCCTGCTGGAGGTCGCGAGGCCGAAGCCGGAGGGCCGGTTCGTCATGGAGACGGCCAAGACCGGCTACACGACCAACCTGCCGATCGAGGACGTCACCGGCGGCAAGGCCTGGCTGGTCTGGGAGTTCGACGGCAAGCCGCTGGCGGTCGAGCACGGCGGCCCGGTGCGGATGCTGGTGCCGCACCTGTACTTCTGGAAGAGCACCAAGTGGATCAGCCGGATCACGGTCATGGAGCGCGACCAGCCCGGCTTCTGGGAGCAGAACGGCTACCACGACCGCGGCGACCCGTGGAAGCAGCAGCGCTACCAGGGCGATCTGTGA
- a CDS encoding FAD-binding oxidoreductase, with protein sequence MTADPGPDSGATGVTAGGGAPAGGWTTATVSGVRRPIARSVELRLDVHDRVDHLPGQHYVVRLTAEDGYTAQRSYSVASPPGDPLVELFVERLDDGEVSTYLADVVEPGDELEVRGPIGGWFVWDGETPALLVGGGSGVVPLVAMVRHARDIGRLDLLRVAVSARTLAALPYADELAEAGAQIVLTREPRGIRPASRLTGMDLFPLVEPGQTAFVCGSTGFATAATQLLVELGVPTTAIRVEQFGPSALELPKR encoded by the coding sequence GTGACGGCGGACCCGGGCCCGGACTCGGGCGCGACCGGCGTCACGGCCGGTGGGGGAGCCCCGGCGGGCGGCTGGACGACGGCGACCGTCTCCGGGGTCCGCCGCCCGATCGCCCGGTCGGTGGAGCTGCGCCTGGACGTCCACGACCGCGTCGACCACCTGCCGGGCCAGCACTACGTCGTCCGGCTGACCGCCGAGGACGGCTACACCGCGCAGCGGTCCTACTCGGTGGCCTCGCCGCCCGGTGACCCGCTGGTCGAGCTGTTCGTCGAGCGGCTGGACGACGGCGAGGTGTCGACCTACCTCGCCGACGTCGTCGAGCCCGGCGACGAGCTGGAGGTGCGCGGGCCGATCGGTGGCTGGTTCGTCTGGGACGGCGAGACGCCCGCGCTGCTGGTGGGCGGTGGCTCCGGCGTCGTCCCGCTGGTGGCGATGGTGCGGCACGCCCGCGACATCGGGCGGCTGGACCTGCTGCGGGTGGCGGTCTCGGCCCGGACGCTGGCCGCGCTGCCCTACGCCGACGAGCTGGCCGAGGCGGGTGCGCAGATCGTGCTCACCCGCGAGCCCCGCGGCATCCGCCCGGCGTCCCGGCTGACCGGGATGGACCTCTTCCCGCTGGTCGAGCCGGGGCAGACGGCGTTCGTGTGCGGTTCGACCGGCTTCGCCACCGCGGCCACCCAGCTGCTCGTGGAGCTCGGTGTGCCGACGACGGCCATCCGGGTGGAGCAGTTCGGGCCCTCGGCGCTGGAGCTGCCGAAGCGCTGA
- a CDS encoding iron-siderophore ABC transporter substrate-binding protein, giving the protein MPRPSRLAVPLAALALTAGLAACGGGSDDAAAAPSAAASSSSTAFPVSIENKFGTTEVPAEPQRVVTVGFNDEDFVLALGVVPVGVRDLIGDYDAPSRPWAQEQLGGAELPTVGGTELDVEAIAALDPDLIVGVYSYIDQAVYDQLSKIAPTLAQTDAYADGATPWQEQTLLTGRALGREDRAQELVDDVEGRFDEAVGAHPDLAGKAIAVDLTGVGSGHYLLGSDDLRTQFFTDLGLTVPGTSTDVSPERMDLLDADVLAVNGYDQAKADADPLLSALDVVTSGRTVLLGGYEGDVSAALGFGSPLSLPYLLDEVVPALAAAADGDPATAVTPLS; this is encoded by the coding sequence GTGCCCCGCCCGTCCCGCCTCGCCGTCCCCCTCGCCGCCCTGGCCCTGACCGCCGGGCTCGCCGCCTGCGGCGGAGGCTCCGACGACGCGGCGGCCGCACCCTCGGCCGCTGCGTCGTCGTCCTCGACGGCCTTCCCGGTCAGCATCGAGAACAAGTTCGGCACCACCGAGGTCCCCGCCGAGCCGCAGCGGGTGGTCACCGTCGGCTTCAACGACGAGGACTTCGTGCTCGCGCTGGGTGTGGTCCCGGTCGGTGTGCGTGACCTCATCGGGGACTACGACGCCCCGAGCCGGCCGTGGGCGCAGGAGCAGCTCGGCGGGGCGGAGCTCCCGACCGTCGGCGGCACGGAGCTCGACGTCGAGGCCATCGCAGCGCTGGACCCCGACCTGATCGTCGGCGTGTACTCCTACATCGACCAGGCGGTGTACGACCAGCTGTCGAAGATCGCGCCGACCCTCGCGCAGACCGACGCGTACGCCGACGGCGCCACCCCCTGGCAGGAGCAGACGCTGCTCACCGGCCGGGCGCTCGGCCGTGAGGACCGGGCCCAGGAGCTGGTCGACGACGTCGAGGGCCGGTTCGACGAGGCCGTCGGTGCCCACCCCGACCTCGCGGGCAAGGCGATCGCCGTCGACCTCACCGGCGTGGGCTCGGGCCACTACCTGCTCGGCAGCGACGACCTGCGCACCCAGTTCTTCACCGACCTCGGCCTCACCGTCCCCGGGACCAGCACCGACGTCAGCCCGGAGCGGATGGACCTGCTCGACGCCGACGTCCTCGCGGTCAACGGCTACGACCAGGCGAAGGCCGACGCCGACCCGCTGCTGTCCGCGCTCGACGTCGTCACCTCCGGCCGCACCGTCCTGCTCGGTGGGTACGAGGGAGACGTCTCCGCCGCGCTGGGCTTCGGCAGCCCGCTGTCGCTGCCCTACCTGCTCGACGAGGTCGTGCCCGCGCTCGCCGCCGCCGCCGACGGCGACCCCGCCACCGCGGTCACCCCGCTCAGCTGA